One window from the genome of Myxococcales bacterium encodes:
- the pglZ gene encoding BREX-2 system phosphatase PglZ: MPLAFSDRCHTLAQQSASGKAISAEDFSWLTSHRAARMHRADLAVLQSMARISRYLDQPFMPKIDLLDQVCEFQRGGAFVDLAMIQLRRALASSVHYHAEANKLLSVCRERRDRENRHFAETLAGGYEGALHREGLTPLHRIWKRAVAPIWQSEPDARLFLIVLDGCSYPVFLELLYSLAQDSTFPLGIKPDASGHVRGLPALSPLPTVTSHARGAIFLGELPHDTLVAETVFREQDEAKTDKARFNQNAALGSKTRRLFLKGDLADGGQGLLSALEDNALAVVGVVFNAVDDQIGSSNTGATVKIAPEDITAFKPALRVALKAGRRVLLTADHGHSPYIDKSLRAGNGKTPRYVALAKHDPVPEGFIELDLAGLGGPPERRAFAWRSGAYLGGPQVGFHGGCGLEEVVVPLAWIERDGLHADEPPWWYGRSTFSEAKPEPQPIQPPIVTPIPTDPVPPRLKSKPQLSLFVPADKAGSLPLPAVLLERLSVDEKSILVLLLETGSARASELAERLNKNPGRLNGLMRALRRTLHAEGHVLFTDEILPSGETMYRFQSKTKEGGR; encoded by the coding sequence TTGCCGTTAGCGTTCTCTGACCGCTGCCATACTCTGGCGCAGCAATCTGCTAGCGGTAAGGCTATTAGTGCTGAAGATTTCTCATGGCTCACAAGCCACCGCGCTGCGCGGATGCACCGCGCTGACCTTGCCGTTTTGCAGTCGATGGCACGGATATCCCGCTATCTTGATCAGCCGTTCATGCCGAAGATTGATCTTTTAGATCAGGTGTGCGAGTTCCAACGCGGAGGTGCCTTTGTAGATCTTGCAATGATTCAGCTCCGTCGCGCGTTGGCAAGCAGTGTCCACTATCATGCCGAGGCAAATAAATTGCTCTCGGTCTGTCGCGAACGGCGAGACCGAGAAAATCGGCACTTCGCCGAGACGCTCGCGGGCGGCTACGAAGGCGCACTCCACCGCGAGGGGCTCACGCCGCTTCATCGGATCTGGAAGCGAGCTGTGGCGCCAATCTGGCAATCCGAGCCGGACGCGCGTCTTTTTCTCATTGTGCTCGACGGCTGTAGCTACCCGGTGTTTCTCGAGCTCCTGTACTCGCTCGCCCAGGACAGCACGTTTCCGCTCGGCATCAAGCCCGACGCTAGTGGGCATGTGCGCGGGCTGCCGGCTCTCTCCCCGTTGCCGACGGTTACCAGTCACGCTCGGGGCGCAATCTTCCTTGGCGAATTGCCGCACGATACGCTCGTGGCGGAAACTGTTTTTCGCGAGCAAGATGAAGCCAAGACAGACAAGGCACGGTTCAATCAAAACGCCGCGCTAGGAAGCAAAACGCGGCGTCTGTTCTTGAAGGGGGATCTTGCGGACGGTGGCCAAGGACTGCTCTCCGCCCTCGAAGACAATGCGCTTGCGGTAGTCGGCGTTGTATTTAATGCTGTCGATGATCAGATCGGCTCGTCTAACACCGGCGCGACGGTAAAGATTGCTCCCGAGGACATTACGGCGTTCAAGCCTGCATTGCGCGTCGCGCTGAAGGCAGGAAGGCGAGTGCTCCTTACGGCCGACCACGGTCATAGCCCGTACATCGATAAGTCACTCCGTGCAGGTAACGGTAAGACGCCGCGGTACGTTGCTTTGGCTAAGCACGACCCTGTGCCGGAAGGGTTCATCGAACTTGACCTAGCCGGGCTGGGAGGCCCCCCGGAACGGCGCGCGTTCGCCTGGCGATCAGGTGCCTATCTTGGAGGTCCTCAGGTTGGCTTTCATGGTGGCTGCGGTCTTGAGGAAGTTGTTGTGCCGCTCGCGTGGATCGAGCGCGATGGCTTGCACGCCGATGAGCCACCTTGGTGGTACGGGCGAAGCACATTTAGCGAAGCAAAACCTGAACCGCAGCCGATTCAGCCGCCAATCGTCACGCCAATTCCGACAGACCCAGTACCTCCGAGGCTTAAATCAAAGCCGCAACTCTCGCTCTTTGTTCCAGCTGACAAGGCGGGGTCTCTTCCGCTGCCAGCAGTTCTGCTCGAAAGGCTCAGCGTTGACGAAAAGTCGATTTTGGTACTCCTGCTTGAGACTGGTTCTGCAAGGGCCAGCGAGCTAGCGGAGCGCCTAAATAAAAACCCAGGCCGCTTGAATGGCCTTATGCGCGCCCTCCGTCGCACTCTGCATGCAGAAGGCCATGTCCTTTTTACCGACGAGATTTTGCCAAGTGGTGAGACCATGTACCGCTTTCAATCGAAGACAAAGGAAGGAGGTCGATGA
- the brxD gene encoding BREX system ATP-binding protein BrxD — MMAVVPESAAIVNALRSGLVPNSGLDHFATGLDALVEAVNEDLDFVAGGKGLSKWIRGEYGTGKTFAARYLCAKARERKFASSEVQISINDTPLHHLETVYRRLIEKLETAADGPNAFQAIVEAWLYQVGDEVTRLRGIAEDDPGFAEATEQRLEDKLADLSKRNPAFAQVLRAYHSATQGRFCDGAGPSRVARRAAEYRSVGAQNGGNQGESRRPGFVDVSSRALQLLRQSGYAGLVVVLDEVETVQRMNSHTREKSLNALRQLMDMLAKEDLPGLYLVITGTRDFFEGYKGLKALAPLHQRVQVNFSDDSRFDNLKAPQVRLMPFTDERLLTVGTRIWDLYPAKNPERLAARVDDSFLQGLVSQVTAGFGGKVALAPRLFLRELIDVMDRVDIHEAYDPKAHYKLELDDGKLTPEELAAKHGRAVEESAGDEEAQSESGEAPAPLPASKKKRLDG; from the coding sequence ATGATGGCCGTTGTCCCCGAATCTGCCGCGATCGTAAATGCCCTCCGCAGCGGCCTGGTACCTAATTCTGGCCTCGATCACTTTGCGACTGGCCTTGATGCGCTCGTTGAAGCAGTCAATGAAGACCTCGACTTCGTCGCTGGCGGTAAAGGTCTTTCGAAGTGGATTCGCGGGGAGTACGGCACAGGAAAGACGTTCGCCGCCAGGTATCTTTGCGCCAAAGCCCGCGAACGGAAGTTCGCAAGCTCGGAAGTTCAGATCTCGATTAATGACACGCCACTTCATCACTTGGAAACCGTCTATCGTCGCCTCATTGAGAAGCTTGAGACCGCGGCAGACGGGCCAAACGCGTTTCAAGCGATTGTCGAAGCCTGGCTCTACCAAGTTGGCGATGAGGTAACGCGCCTGCGCGGCATAGCCGAGGACGATCCCGGCTTCGCCGAGGCGACCGAACAGCGGCTGGAAGACAAGCTCGCCGACCTCTCTAAGCGCAATCCAGCTTTTGCGCAGGTGCTGCGCGCCTACCACAGTGCGACCCAAGGGCGATTTTGCGACGGCGCAGGGCCTTCTCGCGTGGCTCGCCGGGCAGCCGAATACCGATCGGTCGGTGCTCAAAATGGCGGGAACCAAGGGGAAAGTCGACGGCCAGGCTTCGTTGACGTTTCTAGCAGGGCCTTGCAGCTGCTTCGGCAGTCGGGTTACGCAGGGCTTGTCGTTGTGCTCGATGAAGTCGAGACGGTTCAACGAATGAACTCGCATACGCGGGAGAAGTCTCTAAATGCGCTCCGACAGTTGATGGACATGCTAGCGAAGGAAGATCTCCCTGGGCTCTACCTTGTGATCACTGGTACTCGGGATTTCTTTGAGGGCTATAAAGGACTTAAAGCGCTCGCGCCGCTGCATCAGCGTGTGCAGGTTAACTTCAGTGATGATAGCCGGTTTGATAATCTGAAGGCGCCGCAGGTTCGTCTGATGCCATTTACAGATGAGCGATTGCTAACCGTTGGTACGCGTATATGGGACCTTTACCCCGCAAAGAATCCGGAGCGCCTCGCGGCGCGCGTGGACGACTCGTTCCTGCAGGGGCTCGTGTCGCAGGTAACCGCAGGATTTGGCGGCAAGGTTGCACTTGCTCCACGCCTTTTTTTGCGCGAGCTAATTGATGTCATGGATCGAGTGGACATCCACGAAGCGTATGACCCCAAGGCACACTACAAGCTTGAGCTGGACGACGGCAAGCTTACACCGGAGGAGCTGGCTGCTAAGCATGGTCGGGCTGTGGAGGAGTCCGCAGGTGACGAGGAAGCGCAATCGGAATCAGGCGAAGCTCCAGCGCCGCTGCCGGCTTCGAAGAAGAAACGGCTGGATGGGTAG
- a CDS encoding DEAD/DEAH box helicase codes for MAGLDRLHPHLQHAIVHDLGWRSLRPVQELTIDAILDGCNAVVLAPTAGGKTEASIFPVLSRILSESLKLVSVLYVCPIRALLNNQEERLRSYARMVGLDIFKWHGDVSDSRKKTFREAPAHILMTTPESLEVMMISERTDAKALFSGLSVVIIDEVHAFAADDRGAHLASLLERLVALTGRDIQRIGLSATVGNPYVIGDWLRGSSKRPFCLVDPPKPKAARDLRVELCADIGEAAIAIGQIARGKKSLVFVESRSKAEKVAHALLGTGVEVFIHHSSVSRADRTLAEEQFAKGQNTAIVCTSTMELGIDVGDLDLVFQVDAPSSVASFLQRLGRTGRRANTRANCTFFCLSSESLLQSVALLRLAEAGWVEDVLPASHAMHVLAHQVMALILQEGGISRHNLMPWVAAAYPFSSVRGQRVAELIDTMLAREILYEADGLLSLGTRGEKLYGKKNFFELYAVFTAPPVMRVQHGKEDVGYIQALFITMHDATKGPLCFRLSGRAWEVGQIDWSKGVLHVRPAEHGRVPSWLGLPGVLSNALCQGMMDVLIHEKQEGLWLSKAAAAELAAMRESYEGLLQEGTAPLEENSDGVQWQTFAGGAVNRLLAAELEQLTGKKRVSGNLSLRCKDIAFTVAGDAIRSLAGMNWEQVAAGAARGMARGIISKFQPCLSEEAEDRLLSERLLDQPGTLRFLAAVKVNGTRIAARPTGTRLGDIEAVGPVPLQLAPRIETGVAAALKNEVEWVDSPAGLLTVCEALRDTAVVGVAVETTLDLGALCLLPDSNAHEYLPYRSAGRWRSQSYRQVTERFSTTKGHA; via the coding sequence ATGGCCGGTCTCGATCGCCTTCATCCGCACCTGCAGCACGCGATTGTCCACGACCTTGGTTGGCGGTCGCTTCGCCCCGTTCAGGAGCTGACAATCGATGCGATTCTGGATGGCTGCAACGCGGTGGTGCTCGCTCCGACAGCGGGGGGGAAAACCGAGGCATCGATTTTTCCCGTTCTTTCGCGAATTCTTTCGGAGAGTCTTAAGCTCGTCTCAGTCCTCTATGTTTGCCCAATCCGAGCACTATTGAACAACCAGGAGGAGAGACTCCGGTCGTATGCGAGAATGGTTGGGCTCGATATCTTTAAGTGGCACGGCGATGTGTCTGATTCGCGCAAGAAGACGTTTCGCGAGGCCCCTGCGCACATTTTAATGACCACTCCCGAGTCGCTCGAAGTAATGATGATTAGCGAGCGCACCGACGCCAAGGCCCTTTTTTCGGGCTTGTCCGTGGTTATCATCGACGAGGTTCACGCCTTTGCCGCCGACGATCGCGGAGCGCACCTGGCGAGTTTGCTCGAACGCCTAGTAGCTCTCACGGGGCGCGATATTCAACGCATTGGTCTTTCGGCAACTGTTGGTAACCCGTACGTAATCGGTGATTGGCTCCGGGGATCGAGCAAACGGCCGTTTTGCCTCGTCGACCCACCAAAGCCCAAAGCCGCGCGCGACTTGCGAGTCGAACTCTGCGCCGACATCGGTGAGGCCGCTATTGCCATTGGGCAGATAGCGCGGGGCAAGAAGAGCCTAGTCTTCGTTGAGAGCCGTTCCAAGGCAGAAAAGGTTGCACACGCACTCCTGGGGACAGGTGTTGAGGTCTTCATTCACCATAGCTCAGTTAGCCGGGCTGATCGCACGCTGGCTGAGGAGCAGTTCGCCAAGGGCCAGAATACAGCAATTGTTTGTACCTCGACGATGGAGTTGGGAATCGACGTTGGTGATCTCGATCTAGTGTTCCAGGTTGACGCGCCCTCGTCGGTCGCTTCATTTCTTCAGCGCCTCGGCCGGACGGGGCGTCGCGCCAATACGCGCGCGAACTGTACCTTCTTCTGCCTCAGCTCGGAGTCATTGCTTCAGTCCGTGGCGCTCCTTAGACTCGCCGAAGCGGGCTGGGTAGAGGACGTCCTGCCCGCCTCGCATGCAATGCACGTGCTCGCACATCAGGTCATGGCGCTCATTCTCCAAGAGGGTGGCATTTCCAGGCACAATCTAATGCCTTGGGTTGCAGCTGCGTATCCATTCTCTTCGGTGCGGGGCCAGCGCGTTGCCGAGCTGATCGACACGATGCTAGCTCGCGAAATTCTTTACGAGGCTGACGGGCTTTTGTCGCTAGGCACTCGAGGTGAGAAGCTCTACGGAAAGAAGAATTTTTTCGAACTCTACGCGGTTTTTACAGCACCTCCGGTGATGCGTGTTCAGCACGGGAAGGAAGATGTTGGCTATATTCAAGCGCTCTTCATAACGATGCACGACGCCACCAAGGGGCCGCTTTGCTTCCGGCTCTCTGGGCGCGCATGGGAGGTGGGACAAATTGACTGGTCTAAGGGAGTGCTTCATGTGCGCCCGGCAGAACACGGACGTGTCCCGAGCTGGCTTGGGCTTCCAGGGGTGCTTTCGAACGCGCTCTGTCAAGGCATGATGGACGTTCTGATCCACGAGAAGCAGGAGGGCTTATGGCTTAGCAAGGCCGCCGCTGCCGAGCTAGCTGCTATGAGGGAGAGCTACGAGGGCCTGCTGCAGGAAGGCACCGCACCTTTGGAGGAGAATTCAGACGGTGTGCAGTGGCAAACGTTTGCCGGCGGGGCGGTAAATCGGCTACTCGCAGCGGAACTTGAACAGCTGACAGGGAAAAAAAGGGTGTCAGGGAATCTCTCGCTCCGCTGCAAAGATATCGCGTTCACTGTTGCGGGCGACGCGATTCGCTCGCTGGCGGGTATGAATTGGGAGCAGGTTGCAGCTGGCGCTGCCCGGGGCATGGCGCGCGGAATTATCAGCAAGTTTCAGCCTTGCCTCTCTGAAGAAGCCGAAGACCGGCTGCTCTCCGAGCGCCTTCTTGACCAGCCCGGCACGCTTCGCTTTCTCGCAGCAGTGAAGGTTAATGGCACGCGAATCGCGGCGCGGCCTACCGGTACGCGCCTTGGCGACATTGAAGCGGTGGGGCCGGTTCCCTTGCAGCTCGCACCGCGCATCGAGACCGGCGTTGCTGCCGCGCTCAAGAACGAAGTGGAATGGGTGGACTCGCCGGCGGGTCTGCTCACCGTGTGCGAGGCGCTGCGCGATACCGCCGTCGTTGGCGTAGCCGTTGAGACCACGCTTGACCTCGGCGCCTTGTGTTTGCTTCCAGATAGCAACGCCCACGAGTACCTTCCTTATCGATCCGCTGGCCGTTGGAGATCTCAATCCTATCGTCAAGTTACTGAACGGTTCAGCACCACTAAAGGTCATGCATGA